In one window of Armatimonadota bacterium DNA:
- the mazG gene encoding nucleoside triphosphate pyrophosphohydrolase, with protein sequence MPKASSIEAAVRAAGAELTGVRVFDVRRGEVTPDAGADSLFIGIGNANVASRLRDTLTAHYPMDHPATVVSRPGSSHQATRAVTLAELEPAAEMPPPVSVFVAALPAEQRADVDGLRAIMARLRGEDGCPWDREQDHRTLRRCLLEEAHEAIAAIDRADWQELASELGDILLQIIFHAHLAAERGEFDFNDVARRLRDKLVSRHPHVFGDAVVDDAAAVLRRWDELKRDEAGSDESEGLLSGVAPTLPALDRAQKVQRRAAHYGFEWTEAEGPLAKLLEEIEELKRELATETPGSPRLEHELGDILFAVVNVSRFAGVDAEQALRAAADRFADRFAKMRELAAERGKTLEGMKLAEMDALWERAKAARGSGSP encoded by the coding sequence GTGCCCAAAGCTAGTTCCATCGAGGCCGCTGTGAGAGCGGCCGGGGCTGAACTCACCGGCGTCCGGGTGTTCGATGTGCGCCGAGGAGAGGTGACGCCCGATGCCGGCGCCGACAGCCTGTTCATCGGCATAGGTAATGCGAATGTTGCCTCGCGCTTGCGCGACACGCTGACTGCGCACTATCCCATGGATCATCCTGCGACAGTCGTGAGTCGCCCCGGCTCGTCGCACCAAGCAACACGGGCGGTTACCCTCGCCGAGTTGGAACCGGCGGCGGAGATGCCGCCGCCGGTGAGTGTGTTCGTTGCCGCGCTGCCGGCGGAGCAGCGCGCGGACGTGGACGGTCTGCGCGCCATCATGGCACGATTGCGCGGTGAGGACGGCTGCCCGTGGGACCGGGAGCAGGATCACCGCACACTGCGGCGCTGCCTGCTCGAGGAAGCGCACGAGGCCATCGCCGCCATTGATCGCGCGGACTGGCAGGAACTCGCGAGCGAGTTGGGCGACATCCTGCTCCAGATCATCTTCCACGCTCATCTCGCGGCCGAGCGCGGGGAGTTCGACTTCAATGACGTCGCGAGGCGGCTGCGCGACAAGCTCGTGTCGCGCCATCCTCACGTGTTCGGGGACGCGGTCGTCGACGATGCGGCCGCGGTGCTGCGGCGATGGGATGAACTCAAGCGTGACGAAGCCGGCAGCGACGAGTCAGAAGGGCTGCTCTCCGGCGTGGCGCCCACGCTGCCCGCGCTCGATCGCGCACAGAAGGTGCAGCGGCGGGCGGCGCATTACGGCTTCGAGTGGACCGAGGCGGAGGGTCCGCTGGCGAAGCTGCTGGAGGAAATCGAGGAACTCAAGAGGGAGCTGGCGACCGAGACGCCGGGCTCGCCGCGCCTGGAGCACGAACTGGGCGACATACTATTCGCGGTCGTGAATGTGTCGCGCTTCGCCGGGGTCGATGCCGAACAGGCGCTCAGAGCCGCGGCTGACCGCTTCGCCGACCGCTTCGCGAAAATGCGGGAACTCGCCGCCGAACGGGGGAAAACTCTCGAAGGCATGAAGCTTGCAGAGATGGACGCGCTGTGGGAGCGAGCGAAAGCCGCACGCGGCTCCGGCTCGCCCTGA
- a CDS encoding YraN family protein: MWGQSEPKSRRELGRIGEDIAARYLQSRGYAILERNYRTKLGEIDIVARHGADLVFVEVKSRTPSDTFAPAESVTHAKRDKLVKLAQVYMASRARREERCRFDVVEVTLTEVGSAVDVRVVEGAFLTGP, from the coding sequence ATGTGGGGGCAGTCGGAGCCGAAGAGCCGTCGCGAGCTGGGGCGCATAGGCGAAGACATCGCGGCGCGCTATCTCCAGTCGCGGGGTTACGCGATCCTCGAGCGCAATTACCGCACCAAGCTCGGGGAGATTGACATCGTAGCGCGTCACGGGGCCGACCTGGTGTTCGTTGAGGTGAAAAGCCGCACCCCGTCCGACACTTTCGCTCCCGCCGAATCCGTCACCCACGCCAAACGCGATAAACTGGTGAAGTTGGCGCAGGTCTATATGGCGTCCCGGGCGCGAAGAGAGGAGCGCTGCCGGTTCGACGTCGTCGAGGTGACGTTGACCGAGGTCGGCAGCGCGGTTGACGTGCGCGTGGTCGAGGGCGCATTCCTGACCGGCCCGTGA
- a CDS encoding peptidyl-prolyl cis-trans isomerase, whose protein sequence is MKRLVAPVLLALVVTLAVAPTGCAKRAVAKVNGDIITEQEFYSKLEDTVGRQVLDRLILEHLMAQMAKEKGIQVADAELDQAINDLKKRVGEDKWDEFLRRADQTEAGVRADLEKNFLLTKLVIPDNELKQYYDENKTRFDEPAQAKYRRIILPNKAEAEKVRQDIVSGKLDFAQAVKEKSEDPVLKERGGEIGPVSEGFGDPNVSKLLFTVALNEVSEPIESSYPEGSYQIIQVVERTEGKQHSFDEVKSRVMQSVMALRQTEVQKFIDDLRADASITIFRPKYQSLTEQYSKLKEQKPPVIPGAGPPQPAPQQQPPPPSDESSGP, encoded by the coding sequence ATGAAGCGACTCGTCGCGCCGGTTCTACTCGCACTAGTCGTGACTCTGGCGGTCGCGCCCACGGGTTGCGCCAAGCGGGCCGTGGCCAAGGTCAACGGTGACATCATCACCGAGCAGGAGTTCTACAGTAAGCTGGAGGACACCGTGGGCCGTCAGGTGCTTGATCGGCTGATACTCGAGCACCTCATGGCGCAGATGGCGAAGGAGAAAGGCATCCAGGTTGCCGATGCCGAGTTGGATCAGGCCATCAACGACCTCAAGAAACGCGTCGGGGAGGACAAGTGGGATGAGTTCCTGCGCCGGGCGGATCAGACCGAGGCGGGCGTCAGGGCCGACCTGGAGAAGAATTTCCTCCTGACCAAGCTGGTGATCCCGGACAACGAACTCAAGCAGTACTACGACGAGAACAAGACGCGCTTCGACGAGCCGGCGCAGGCCAAGTATCGGCGCATAATCCTGCCGAACAAGGCGGAAGCAGAGAAGGTGCGGCAGGATATCGTGTCCGGCAAGCTCGATTTCGCCCAAGCAGTCAAGGAGAAGTCCGAGGACCCGGTGTTGAAGGAGCGCGGCGGGGAGATCGGCCCGGTGTCCGAGGGCTTCGGCGACCCCAATGTCAGCAAGCTGCTGTTCACCGTCGCTCTCAACGAGGTGAGCGAACCCATCGAGTCCAGCTACCCCGAGGGCAGCTACCAGATTATCCAAGTGGTCGAGCGCACCGAGGGCAAGCAGCACTCGTTCGACGAGGTCAAGAGCCGCGTCATGCAGTCCGTAATGGCGCTGCGCCAGACCGAGGTGCAGAAGTTCATTGATGACCTGCGCGCGGACGCCAGCATCACGATCTTCCGGCCCAAGTACCAGAGCCTGACTGAGCAGTATTCGAAGCTCAAGGAGCAAAAGCCGCCGGTGATACCGGGAGCGGGGCCGCCGCAGCCGGCACCTCAGCAACAGCCCCCGCCGCCTTCCGATGAGTCGAGCGGGCCGTAG
- a CDS encoding carbohydrate kinase family protein, with the protein MDKRDFDLLVLGDINVDIILSGMSSIPGPGTEELASDLDFRSGGSAANCARAAAKLGLAVAFVGLVGGDRFGDYLLQVMRESDVNVDYVRRSSEVKTGITVSLSLAADRAFATYSGSVAEFSLEHVDFSAFARARHLHIGGYFLQTRMKGGHRAVLEAAKQAGLTTSLDVGWDPQQRWNGDLPGALQLVDVLLPNEDEVMRLAGEEHLGAAAASLTRTLPTLAVKLGADGALGRQGDAEVRAPAFPVRVFDTTALGDCFNAGFLAAHLEGRDLEACLHVGNAAAAVAASRMGDDRYATRDEVERLLGAA; encoded by the coding sequence ATGGACAAGCGCGACTTCGATCTCCTCGTCCTCGGCGACATCAACGTGGACATCATCCTCAGCGGGATGTCGAGCATCCCGGGGCCGGGAACCGAGGAGTTGGCAAGCGACCTCGATTTCCGCAGTGGCGGCTCGGCCGCCAATTGTGCGCGGGCTGCGGCGAAACTCGGCTTAGCGGTCGCGTTTGTCGGGCTCGTCGGCGGCGACCGGTTCGGCGATTACCTGCTTCAGGTCATGCGCGAGAGCGACGTCAACGTGGACTACGTTCGCCGCTCGAGTGAGGTCAAGACCGGCATCACGGTATCGCTTTCGCTGGCCGCGGACCGCGCCTTCGCGACGTACTCCGGTTCGGTTGCGGAGTTCTCGCTGGAGCACGTGGACTTCTCCGCCTTCGCACGCGCGCGCCATCTGCACATCGGGGGATACTTCCTCCAGACTCGCATGAAGGGCGGTCACCGGGCGGTGCTCGAGGCGGCGAAGCAGGCCGGCCTGACCACGTCGCTCGATGTGGGGTGGGATCCGCAGCAGCGCTGGAACGGGGACCTGCCAGGCGCGCTGCAGTTGGTGGACGTATTGCTGCCCAATGAGGATGAGGTGATGCGTCTCGCGGGCGAGGAGCACCTGGGCGCCGCGGCTGCGAGTCTAACGCGCACTCTGCCGACGTTGGCGGTGAAGCTCGGCGCCGACGGTGCGCTGGGTCGCCAGGGGGACGCGGAGGTGCGCGCGCCCGCGTTCCCGGTTCGCGTATTCGACACGACGGCGCTGGGCGACTGCTTCAACGCCGGCTTCCTGGCCGCTCACCTGGAGGGACGTGACCTCGAGGCATGCCTGCACGTGGGTAACGCAGCCGCAGCGGTCGCCGCGTCGCGCATGGGTGATGACCGCTACGCGACGCGCGACGAAGTCGAGCGTCTCCTCGGCGCTGCGTGA
- a CDS encoding zinc ribbon domain-containing protein: MSGTREWLAYAGRLVIGKLREWWRLLAVSREMHALEERRDELLLRLGKRYHQYLTETSAEPVPAVAETTHDLRILLQRVAALNDMKEHIRQEQYLYVHPELVVELPPSATGEPEPPPVASAQRTRAQDRGESIDFAEMPPARRGPPRLGADRVCECGETLPPRAKFCPACGKAHAVAAAKVSAEIAPPRKCPNCGTETPLGAEFCPECGGHIDAEVYEM; the protein is encoded by the coding sequence ATGAGTGGAACCCGTGAATGGCTGGCGTACGCCGGACGCCTCGTCATCGGTAAACTGCGCGAGTGGTGGCGGCTGCTCGCCGTCAGTCGCGAGATGCACGCATTAGAGGAGCGGCGGGACGAACTCCTGCTGCGCCTCGGCAAGCGCTATCACCAGTACCTCACCGAGACGAGCGCGGAGCCGGTGCCTGCGGTGGCGGAAACGACGCACGATCTGCGCATCCTGCTTCAGCGCGTCGCGGCGCTGAATGACATGAAGGAGCACATCCGTCAGGAACAGTACCTGTATGTGCACCCGGAGCTCGTGGTTGAGTTGCCGCCATCGGCAACTGGTGAGCCTGAACCGCCGCCTGTGGCCAGCGCGCAGCGAACGAGAGCACAGGACCGCGGAGAGAGTATTGACTTCGCTGAGATGCCGCCCGCCCGGCGCGGCCCGCCGAGGCTTGGGGCGGACCGGGTTTGTGAGTGCGGCGAGACGCTGCCGCCGCGCGCGAAGTTCTGCCCCGCGTGCGGCAAGGCTCACGCGGTCGCCGCCGCGAAGGTGAGCGCCGAGATCGCGCCGCCCCGCAAATGCCCGAACTGCGGCACGGAGACGCCACTCGGCGCCGAGTTCTGCCCGGAATGCGGCGGGCACATAGACGCCGAAGTGTACGAGATGTAA
- a CDS encoding Gfo/Idh/MocA family oxidoreductase: protein MKKVRVGIIGTGGIAQWAHIPGYQKVEGVEVAAFCDTNRETLKAAAEKFGVKKTYTDYRKMLASEKLDAVSVCTPNVHHAEPTVAALRAKAHVLVEKPIAMNATEGRAMVSAARKAKRLLMVGFNSRWGSEVQWLRRCVESGMLGDIYYGEATYLRRRGIPGWGVFVDKELSGGGPLIDVGVHMLDLALFLMGHPKPIAAYGSAYTMFGKRTDVVAGMGRWEAKKFSVEDFGVGMVRFDNGATLILKASWAANIGEGQHGVMLLGSDAGLSTSPARIYREEQGSLVDVAPADLPKVDTYAEEMAQFVKAIREGEPSPVPGEHGLMATAILDAVYESAAIGAEVAIK, encoded by the coding sequence TTGAAGAAAGTGCGCGTCGGAATCATCGGGACGGGCGGGATCGCCCAGTGGGCTCACATCCCCGGCTACCAGAAGGTTGAAGGGGTGGAGGTGGCGGCGTTTTGCGACACCAACCGCGAGACGCTGAAGGCCGCCGCTGAAAAGTTCGGCGTCAAGAAGACGTACACGGATTACCGGAAGATGCTGGCGAGCGAGAAGCTCGACGCGGTCAGCGTGTGCACGCCAAACGTCCACCACGCGGAGCCGACGGTCGCGGCGCTCAGGGCCAAGGCGCACGTGCTGGTGGAGAAACCCATCGCGATGAACGCCACCGAAGGGCGTGCAATGGTCAGCGCGGCGCGCAAGGCCAAGCGTCTGCTCATGGTCGGCTTCAACTCGCGCTGGGGCTCCGAGGTGCAATGGCTCAGGCGCTGCGTCGAGTCCGGCATGCTCGGTGACATCTACTACGGCGAGGCCACGTACCTCCGCCGCCGCGGCATCCCGGGCTGGGGCGTGTTTGTTGACAAGGAGCTGTCGGGCGGCGGCCCGCTGATTGATGTCGGCGTGCACATGCTCGACCTCGCCCTGTTCCTCATGGGGCACCCGAAGCCGATTGCGGCTTACGGCAGCGCGTACACTATGTTCGGCAAGCGCACCGACGTCGTCGCCGGCATGGGCCGTTGGGAGGCCAAGAAGTTCTCGGTCGAGGATTTCGGCGTCGGCATGGTGCGCTTCGACAACGGTGCCACATTGATTCTCAAGGCCAGTTGGGCGGCTAACATCGGCGAAGGACAGCACGGCGTTATGCTGCTGGGCAGCGACGCCGGGCTGAGCACGTCGCCCGCGCGCATCTACCGCGAAGAGCAAGGCTCTCTGGTTGACGTCGCTCCTGCGGATCTGCCGAAGGTGGATACGTATGCCGAGGAGATGGCCCAGTTCGTCAAGGCGATACGCGAGGGCGAGCCTTCGCCCGTCCCTGGGGAGCACGGCCTCATGGCAACGGCTATCCTTGATGCGGTCTACGAGTCCGCCGCGATTGGCGCCGAGGTCGCCATCAAGTAG
- a CDS encoding pyruvate, phosphate dikinase, translating to MAAKKWVYAFEEGDKDQKDLLGGKGANLAEMTNLGLPVPPGFIITTEACNAYSASGELPAGLMKQVEAALKQVEQATEKKFGDPANPLLVSVRSGAKFSMPGMMDTVLNLGLNDDTLQGLIRLTGNPRFAYDAYRRFIMMFSDIVLDLDRHHFEEMLDKKKAKLRVKLDTEVDADALAELVDEYKAFFRKKMRYDFPIDPLQQLEMAMRAVFSSWNNKRAVDYRNFHKIPHDLGTAVNVQTMVFGNMGEDSGTGVAFTRDVATGEKVIYGEYLMNAQGEDVVAGVRTPIAIAALGRQNAKIFRQFLDIAKRIERHYRDAMDIEFTIERGKLYILQCRVGKRTAAAAVKIAVDMAKERLITQREALLRVEPAQINHLLLPRFDDRALDAARKGDRMLGKGLNASPGAATGIAVFDADRAEERGKAGEAVILVRPETTPDDVHGMLASKGILTSRGGATSHAAVVARGLGLPCVAGAEGIRVDEAKRVFYADGEPIREGDEISLDGTTGEVFAGAIETIAPSLEENEELQALLQWADRVRRLEVWANADYPRDAQRARGFGAQGIGLCRTEHMFMEAERLPIVQKMILAEDGDERRKQLDQLLPFQRSDFEGIFKAMDGLPVVIRLIDPPLHEFLPNREELIEEVATLRVKSPNSRKLKSLEKMLSAVEGMAEMNPMLGLRGCRLSIIMPEIVEMQTRAIMEAACLCKKRKVDVHVKIMIPLVGHVNELKFVRERLEPVAKQVMKEQGVNIDYKFGTMIEVPRAAITAGEIAEIAEFFSFGTNDLTQTAFGYSRDDAEGKFLLKYVEDRILPVNPFQTLDRDGVGELVRMGVERGRAANPGLEVGICGEHGGDPDSIHFCHAVGLDYVSASPYRVPVARLAAAQAVLADTAFRDK from the coding sequence ATGGCTGCCAAGAAATGGGTGTACGCCTTTGAGGAAGGCGACAAGGACCAGAAGGATCTGTTGGGGGGGAAGGGGGCGAACCTGGCGGAGATGACCAACCTCGGCCTGCCCGTCCCTCCTGGCTTCATCATAACCACCGAGGCGTGCAATGCCTACTCCGCGTCGGGCGAACTCCCCGCGGGACTGATGAAGCAGGTCGAGGCGGCGCTCAAGCAGGTGGAGCAGGCCACGGAGAAGAAGTTCGGCGACCCCGCCAATCCGCTGCTCGTCAGCGTGCGCTCCGGCGCCAAGTTCTCGATGCCGGGGATGATGGACACGGTCCTCAACCTGGGGCTCAACGATGACACGCTGCAAGGGCTCATCCGGCTAACGGGCAATCCGCGCTTTGCCTATGACGCGTACCGGCGTTTCATCATGATGTTCTCCGACATCGTGCTCGATCTCGACCGGCATCACTTCGAGGAAATGCTCGACAAGAAGAAGGCGAAGCTCCGCGTCAAGCTCGACACCGAGGTGGACGCCGACGCGCTCGCCGAATTGGTTGATGAGTACAAGGCGTTCTTCCGCAAGAAGATGCGGTATGACTTCCCGATCGACCCCCTTCAGCAGTTGGAGATGGCGATGCGCGCGGTCTTCAGCTCGTGGAACAACAAGCGCGCCGTTGACTACCGCAACTTCCACAAGATCCCGCACGACCTCGGCACCGCAGTGAACGTGCAGACCATGGTGTTCGGCAACATGGGCGAGGACTCCGGCACCGGCGTCGCCTTCACGCGCGACGTCGCCACCGGCGAGAAGGTCATCTACGGCGAGTACCTGATGAACGCGCAGGGCGAAGACGTCGTCGCCGGCGTCCGCACGCCGATCGCAATCGCCGCACTCGGCAGGCAAAACGCGAAGATATTCCGCCAGTTTCTGGATATCGCCAAGCGCATCGAGCGCCACTACCGCGACGCGATGGACATCGAGTTCACGATCGAGCGCGGCAAGCTGTACATCCTGCAGTGCCGCGTCGGCAAGCGCACCGCCGCGGCGGCGGTCAAGATCGCCGTGGACATGGCGAAGGAGCGGCTCATCACCCAGCGCGAGGCGCTGCTGCGGGTTGAGCCGGCGCAGATCAACCACCTGCTGCTGCCGCGTTTCGACGACCGGGCGCTCGACGCCGCCCGCAAGGGCGATCGCATGCTCGGCAAGGGCTTGAATGCCTCGCCCGGCGCGGCCACCGGCATCGCCGTCTTCGACGCCGACCGTGCCGAGGAGCGAGGCAAGGCCGGCGAGGCCGTTATCCTCGTCCGTCCCGAGACGACCCCGGACGACGTTCACGGGATGCTCGCGTCGAAGGGGATTCTGACGTCGCGCGGCGGCGCGACGAGCCACGCGGCCGTCGTTGCGCGGGGACTCGGGCTTCCCTGCGTCGCGGGCGCCGAGGGCATCCGCGTCGACGAGGCGAAGCGGGTGTTCTACGCCGACGGCGAGCCGATCAGGGAAGGCGACGAGATCTCGCTTGATGGCACCACCGGCGAGGTATTTGCGGGCGCCATCGAGACGATCGCGCCGAGCCTGGAGGAGAACGAGGAACTGCAGGCGCTGCTTCAGTGGGCGGACAGGGTGCGGCGCCTGGAGGTGTGGGCGAACGCGGACTACCCGCGAGACGCGCAGCGCGCGCGGGGCTTCGGCGCGCAGGGCATCGGCCTGTGCCGCACCGAGCACATGTTCATGGAGGCCGAGCGTCTGCCCATCGTGCAGAAGATGATCCTCGCCGAGGACGGCGATGAGCGACGGAAGCAGCTCGACCAGTTGCTGCCGTTTCAGCGCAGCGATTTTGAAGGCATTTTCAAGGCGATGGACGGGCTGCCGGTGGTCATCCGGCTGATTGACCCGCCGCTGCACGAATTCCTGCCCAACCGCGAGGAGTTGATCGAGGAGGTCGCGACGCTGCGGGTGAAGTCGCCGAACTCGCGCAAACTGAAGTCACTGGAGAAGATGCTGTCCGCCGTCGAGGGCATGGCCGAGATGAACCCCATGCTCGGCCTGCGCGGCTGCCGCCTGAGCATCATCATGCCCGAGATCGTCGAGATGCAGACCCGCGCGATTATGGAAGCGGCTTGTCTCTGCAAGAAGCGCAAGGTAGATGTCCACGTCAAGATCATGATCCCCCTCGTGGGCCACGTCAACGAGCTGAAGTTTGTCCGCGAGCGCCTTGAGCCCGTTGCCAAGCAGGTCATGAAGGAGCAAGGCGTCAACATTGACTACAAGTTCGGCACGATGATCGAGGTCCCGCGCGCGGCCATTACCGCGGGTGAGATTGCCGAGATCGCCGAGTTCTTCTCCTTCGGCACTAACGACCTGACGCAGACGGCCTTCGGGTACTCCCGCGACGACGCGGAGGGCAAATTCCTGCTCAAGTACGTCGAGGACCGGATCCTCCCCGTCAATCCTTTTCAGACACTGGACCGCGACGGGGTCGGCGAGTTGGTGAGAATGGGCGTCGAGCGCGGACGCGCGGCCAACCCGGGCCTGGAGGTCGGTATCTGCGGCGAGCACGGCGGCGACCCGGACAGCATACACTTCTGCCACGCCGTCGGTCTGGATTACGTCAGCGCATCGCCGTACCGCGTGCCGGTGGCGCGCCTTGCGGCGGCCCAGGCGGTGCTCGCCGACACCGCGTTCCGCGACAAGTAG
- a CDS encoding glycerophosphodiester phosphodiesterase yields the protein MSHRMVNVAHRGASATRPENTLAAFRRAIEVGADMIELDARATADGVAVVMHDGAVDRTTNGSGPLANLTLKRVKALDAGSWFAEEFAGEPVPTLTEVVSLTAGRIALDIELKETGFEQQAVEALRRAGNGWSFISSFNDGCLKRVREIDAGVRTGLIVAIGELSDGQITELIERTRGLGASILAALHSGITPALVEAANAADISLVAWTVDRRDDMRRMMDLGITGIATNYPEVLQDMLERGNV from the coding sequence GTGTCGCATCGCATGGTAAACGTCGCCCACCGCGGGGCAAGCGCAACACGGCCGGAGAACACCCTGGCGGCGTTTCGCCGCGCCATCGAAGTCGGCGCGGACATGATCGAACTGGATGCGCGCGCCACCGCTGATGGCGTCGCCGTGGTCATGCACGATGGGGCCGTTGACCGCACGACGAACGGGTCGGGCCCTCTCGCGAACCTGACGTTGAAGCGAGTCAAGGCGTTGGACGCCGGATCGTGGTTCGCGGAGGAATTCGCGGGCGAGCCGGTGCCGACCTTGACGGAAGTCGTCTCGCTCACCGCGGGCAGGATCGCGCTGGATATCGAGCTGAAAGAGACCGGCTTCGAGCAGCAGGCGGTGGAAGCTTTGCGCCGGGCCGGCAACGGGTGGTCTTTCATCTCATCGTTCAACGACGGATGCCTGAAACGGGTGCGCGAGATTGACGCCGGCGTCAGGACCGGGCTCATCGTGGCGATCGGGGAGTTAAGCGACGGCCAGATCACGGAGCTGATCGAGCGCACGCGGGGGCTTGGCGCGAGCATCCTCGCGGCGCTTCACAGCGGAATCACGCCCGCCCTGGTGGAAGCCGCCAACGCCGCCGATATCAGCCTCGTCGCGTGGACGGTGGACCGCCGCGATGACATGCGCCGCATGATGGATCTTGGCATCACGGGTATCGCGACCAATTACCCGGAGGTGCTGCAGGATATGCTCGAGCGCGGCAACGTCTAG
- the thiC gene encoding phosphomethylpyrimidine synthase ThiC, which yields MQETESRLEQFVAQVARDENIPVETLRQRIASGVVSILGAPGHAGVHPIGVGHGLRAKVNANIGISGPPFDMETALTQLRAALDAGADAVMDLSCAGDLDAIRHALLRECPAPFGTVPMYQAAADAIAQHGSLAKATAEDILAAFERHVTDGVDFFVAHAGLTREVVDVLKASSRALPVVSRGGSLMLSWMAATGAENPLYAQFDWLLDLAAKHGATISLGDALRSGCIHDALDEPKIREVIVLGDLVKRARQRGVHVLVEGPGHVPLHLVNELVDLIKRLCHGAPLYLLGPLVTDVAPGYDHIVAAIGAAVAAARGADFICYVTPSEHAGLPMADAVRQGVIASRIAAHAGDIARGLPGAADMDREMTAARARLDWERQAQCAIDPERLRTLHGDALPARGEPCTMCGDMCAIRITGEALDLWPRSPAA from the coding sequence ATGCAGGAAACTGAATCTCGCCTCGAGCAATTCGTCGCCCAGGTCGCGCGCGACGAGAACATACCCGTCGAGACGCTGCGCCAGCGCATCGCGTCCGGCGTGGTCTCCATCCTCGGCGCGCCCGGGCACGCGGGCGTGCATCCGATCGGCGTCGGCCACGGCCTGCGCGCGAAGGTCAACGCGAACATCGGCATCTCGGGACCGCCGTTCGACATGGAGACGGCGTTGACGCAACTGCGTGCCGCGTTGGACGCGGGGGCGGACGCCGTCATGGACCTGAGTTGCGCCGGCGACCTCGACGCAATCCGACACGCGCTGCTTCGGGAGTGCCCCGCGCCGTTCGGCACGGTGCCGATGTACCAGGCGGCGGCGGACGCGATCGCCCAGCATGGGAGCCTGGCGAAAGCGACGGCGGAGGATATCCTTGCGGCATTCGAGCGCCATGTCACCGACGGTGTTGACTTCTTCGTCGCGCACGCGGGGCTGACGCGCGAGGTGGTTGACGTTCTCAAGGCCTCTTCGCGCGCACTCCCGGTCGTATCGCGCGGGGGGAGCCTGATGCTGTCGTGGATGGCGGCGACCGGCGCGGAGAATCCGCTCTACGCGCAGTTCGACTGGCTGCTGGACCTGGCGGCAAAGCACGGCGCGACCATCAGCCTCGGCGACGCGCTGCGCTCGGGATGCATCCACGACGCTCTCGACGAGCCCAAGATCCGCGAGGTCATCGTCCTCGGCGACTTGGTGAAGCGAGCCAGGCAGCGCGGGGTGCACGTGCTGGTGGAAGGTCCGGGGCACGTGCCGCTGCACCTGGTGAACGAACTCGTGGACCTCATCAAGCGCCTGTGCCACGGGGCGCCGTTGTACCTGCTCGGGCCGCTGGTGACGGATGTGGCGCCCGGGTACGACCATATCGTGGCCGCGATCGGCGCAGCGGTAGCCGCGGCCCGAGGCGCCGATTTCATCTGCTACGTCACGCCCTCCGAGCACGCCGGACTGCCGATGGCCGATGCGGTACGTCAGGGCGTCATCGCTTCGCGCATCGCCGCGCATGCCGGCGACATCGCCCGCGGGCTTCCCGGCGCGGCGGATATGGATCGCGAGATGACGGCGGCGCGCGCGCGGCTGGACTGGGAGCGACAAGCGCAGTGCGCGATTGACCCCGAGAGACTGCGGACGCTGCACGGGGACGCGCTGCCCGCCCGCGGCGAGCCGTGCACGATGTGCGGCGACATGTGCGCGATTCGCATCACCGGCGAGGCGCTTGACTTGTGGCCCCGCTCGCCGGCTGCATGA